The following is a genomic window from Sutcliffiella horikoshii.
AATTAAAAATGAATATCAAGAATGTTTGGACGCCTGCTTGGCCTGTATGGAAGCCTGTAATTTTTGTTTTAATGCTTGTTTAAACGAGAATGATGTAAAAATGATGGCTGCCTGTATCCGACTAGATCGCTTATGTGCAGATACTTGTAGTCTTGCAGCGACAGCTATTCAATCAGATAGCCCATTCAAGGAAGAAATCTGCAGATTATGTGCCGAAATCTGTGCTGCCTGTGGAGAAGAATGTAGTAAACACACACACGAACATTGCCAAATTTGTGCGGACGCATGTTTTCGATGTGCAGAAGCTTGCAGAAGAATGATTACTGCATAATGTACTTTTTAAGACACGCCACTTATTGGCGTGTTTTTAATTTTGTTTTTTCCACTCACTACCCCTATAATACATACATCCAATTCAGTTAATAATGACAATTTTTTTGTTGCTTTCTGTCAATCTGCAAACTTTCTCGATAATTTCCGGATATTCTAAAACTATTACAAAGTAGGTGATGTACTTGAAGTTCTCAACCAAGCTAGGGCTTTGGTTCTTCTTTTGTATTTTAATTATTGAAACTGGTTCCATGCTTTTCCTTCATCAAAATGTCGTTCAATCCCTCGTTGATAATGAATTGAAGTCATTATCGGCAAGAGGAGATAGCCATCGAGATGTTCTGGAAGAATCTTTTATCGACAATACACTTCAACATATCGTATTAATGGAATCGAAAACCGATACGGAAGTGGTGATAACAGACCAAAGTGGAAATGTTATCGA
Proteins encoded in this region:
- a CDS encoding four-helix bundle copper-binding protein — translated: MEACNFCFNACLNENDVKMMAACIRLDRLCADTCSLAATAIQSDSPFKEEICRLCAEICAACGEECSKHTHEHCQICADACFRCAEACRRMITA